A single genomic interval of Adhaeribacter pallidiroseus harbors:
- a CDS encoding helix-turn-helix domain-containing protein, producing the protein MATQAPHKFKTISEYHQFMDLPKPQHPLVSVVKFEDIKRQPRNNAISIINSFYSIALKKTFNAKLKYGQQEYDFKEGILAFIAPNQVISVIPEEDTPLQHTGWLLLFHPDFLWNTALASKIKLYDFFGYHLHEALHLSEKEELMLVNIIESMNHEYHSNLDKFSQEVLSVQLELLLTYADRFYQRQFFTRKINNHTILMQLENLLAEYFKKDNLTLIGLPTVQYISDALHVSPNYLSRLLKTLSGQSTQHFIHDKLIACAKEKLSTTDLSVNEIAYTLGFEHPQSFSKLFKIKTNTTPLEFRQTFN; encoded by the coding sequence ATGGCTACCCAAGCACCGCATAAATTTAAAACTATTAGCGAATACCATCAATTCATGGATTTACCCAAGCCCCAACACCCTTTGGTAAGTGTGGTGAAATTTGAAGATATAAAACGGCAGCCCCGTAATAACGCAATAAGTATTATCAACAGTTTTTATTCTATTGCTTTAAAAAAAACCTTTAATGCCAAATTAAAATACGGGCAGCAAGAATATGATTTTAAAGAAGGAATCCTGGCGTTTATTGCACCTAACCAAGTCATTAGTGTTATTCCAGAAGAAGATACGCCTTTGCAGCACACGGGTTGGTTACTGCTTTTCCACCCGGATTTTCTCTGGAACACGGCGTTAGCTTCTAAAATAAAGCTGTACGATTTTTTTGGTTACCACTTGCACGAAGCCTTACATCTTTCGGAAAAAGAAGAACTGATGCTCGTAAACATAATCGAAAGTATGAACCACGAATACCATTCCAACCTGGATAAATTTAGTCAGGAGGTCTTGAGCGTTCAATTAGAATTATTGCTTACCTACGCCGATCGGTTTTACCAAAGGCAGTTTTTTACCCGAAAAATAAATAACCATACCATCCTTATGCAACTGGAAAACTTATTAGCCGAGTATTTTAAAAAAGACAACCTGACTCTAATCGGTTTACCAACCGTGCAATATATTTCCGACGCTTTGCACGTATCACCTAATTATTTAAGCCGGCTACTCAAAACATTATCCGGACAAAGTACCCAGCACTTTATACACGATAAACTGATCGCGTGCGCCAAAGAAAAATTATCGACTACCGATTTATCCGTTAATGAAATTGCTTACACCTTAGGTTTTGAACATCCGCAATCTTTCAGTAAATTATTTAAAATTAAAACCAACACTACCCCTTTGGAATTTAGACAAACCTTTAACTAA
- a CDS encoding SDR family oxidoreductase: protein MNKILITGATGQMGRTVLQTLLKKMPASNIHVLSRKAEKLTELQSIGLNTFVGSYEDVTSLAKAMEGVDTVLLISAGDQGDRMQEHRNVVDMAKQCGVQNLAYTSRALRDRTTLHNQLMHDHFNTEDYIQESGLNYTIFQNALYTEFLQFVIHKDHLEKGILLPTGEGRVAFTLRADQAEAIAQVLLNEPFLNKTYLFTGNKTYSFFEVAQSLSLLAGKEIKYTPVELPAFVKTMQQRGLPDAVITKISSFLLDIKNNQETVITHDLENKLGRKPATLPEGLKMVFNF from the coding sequence ATGAATAAAATATTAATAACCGGTGCCACCGGGCAAATGGGCCGCACCGTTCTGCAAACTTTATTAAAAAAAATGCCGGCTTCGAACATCCATGTTCTATCCCGTAAAGCAGAAAAACTAACAGAACTACAATCAATCGGCTTAAACACATTTGTGGGTAGTTATGAAGATGTAACTTCCCTGGCAAAAGCAATGGAAGGCGTAGATACCGTACTTTTAATCTCGGCCGGCGACCAAGGCGACCGGATGCAAGAACATCGGAATGTGGTGGACATGGCTAAACAATGCGGCGTACAAAACCTGGCCTATACCAGTAGAGCCCTCCGGGACAGAACAACGCTGCACAATCAACTCATGCACGACCATTTTAACACCGAAGACTATATCCAGGAAAGTGGCTTGAATTATACTATATTTCAAAATGCTTTGTATACGGAGTTTCTGCAATTTGTTATTCATAAAGATCATCTGGAAAAAGGCATTTTGCTGCCCACCGGCGAAGGCAGAGTAGCCTTTACCTTGCGGGCGGACCAGGCCGAAGCAATTGCCCAGGTATTACTGAACGAGCCATTTTTAAACAAAACGTATTTATTTACCGGCAACAAAACGTATTCTTTTTTCGAAGTAGCCCAGAGCTTATCTTTACTTGCGGGTAAAGAAATAAAATATACCCCGGTAGAATTACCTGCCTTTGTAAAAACCATGCAACAACGCGGTTTACCCGATGCGGTTATTACCAAAATCAGCAGCTTTTTATTAGATATAAAAAATAATCAGGAAACAGTAATAACCCATGATTTGGAAAATAAACTGGGTCGTAAGCCAGCAACGTTGCCGGAAGGATTAAAAATGGTGTTTAACTTTTAA